From one Catenuloplanes nepalensis genomic stretch:
- a CDS encoding acyl-CoA dehydrogenase family protein, translating to MEFSLDLTEEQTTLRDWVHGFAEGVLRPAGAEWDEREETPWPVISEAAKVGLYGFEFLANAWSDPSGLSMPIANEEMFWGDAGLAMSIAGTSLAVAAIFGSGTPEQLAEWVPPCFGDAQNPAVGAFCSTEPEAGSDVAAIRTRAVYDEANDEWVLNGQKAYATNGGIAAVHVVTASVDPALGSRGQAAFVVPPGSKGLSSPRKLAKLGLRASHTADVFLDDVRVPGRCLLGGKEALDARLARAREKQRTSGQASMRTFELSRPTVAAQAIGVARAAYEYSLDYARNRVQFGRPIVENQAVAFALADMRMEIDAARLLVWRAAWMGRNNRPFAAGEGSMSKLKAGEVAVAVTEKAVQILGGAGYLREHPVERWYRDAKIYTIFEGTSEIQRLVIARAITGHQIR from the coding sequence GTGGAGTTCTCGCTGGACCTCACGGAGGAACAGACCACGCTGCGCGACTGGGTGCACGGCTTCGCCGAGGGCGTGCTGCGTCCGGCCGGCGCGGAGTGGGACGAGCGCGAGGAGACGCCCTGGCCGGTGATCTCCGAGGCGGCGAAGGTCGGGCTGTACGGGTTCGAGTTCCTGGCGAACGCCTGGTCCGACCCGAGCGGGCTGTCCATGCCGATCGCCAACGAGGAGATGTTCTGGGGCGACGCCGGGCTCGCCATGTCGATCGCCGGCACCTCGCTGGCCGTCGCCGCGATCTTCGGCTCCGGCACGCCCGAGCAGCTGGCCGAGTGGGTGCCGCCCTGCTTCGGTGACGCGCAGAACCCGGCGGTCGGCGCGTTCTGCTCGACCGAGCCGGAGGCGGGCTCGGACGTCGCCGCGATCCGCACCCGCGCGGTCTACGACGAGGCCAACGACGAGTGGGTGCTGAACGGGCAGAAGGCGTACGCCACGAACGGCGGCATCGCGGCGGTGCACGTCGTCACCGCGTCCGTCGACCCCGCACTCGGCTCGCGCGGTCAGGCGGCCTTCGTCGTACCCCCGGGATCGAAGGGTCTGTCGTCGCCGCGGAAGCTGGCCAAGCTCGGCCTGCGCGCCTCGCACACCGCGGACGTCTTCCTCGACGACGTGCGCGTGCCCGGCCGCTGCCTGCTCGGCGGCAAGGAGGCGCTGGACGCGAGGCTGGCCCGGGCACGGGAGAAGCAGCGCACGTCCGGCCAGGCGTCGATGCGCACGTTCGAGCTGTCCCGGCCCACGGTCGCGGCGCAGGCGATCGGCGTGGCCCGCGCCGCCTACGAGTACTCGCTGGACTACGCGCGGAACCGGGTGCAGTTCGGCCGGCCGATCGTGGAGAACCAGGCGGTCGCGTTCGCGCTGGCCGACATGCGGATGGAGATCGACGCCGCGCGCCTGCTGGTCTGGCGGGCCGCGTGGATGGGCCGCAACAACCGCCCGTTCGCGGCCGGCGAGGGCTCGATGTCCAAGCTCAAGGCCGGCGAGGTCGCGGTCGCGGTCACCGAGAAGGCCGTGCAGATCCTCGGCGGCGCCGGATATCTGCGCGAGCACCCGGTCGAGCGGTGGTACCGGGACGCCAAGATCTACACCATCTTCGAGGGTACGTCCGAGATCCAGCGCCTGGTCATCGCGCGCGCCATCACCGGCCACCAGATCCGGTAG